TCTGACGCTCATCAAAGGTCAACTGGAAAAAATTGGAGGAGATATCGACGACGGCGTAATGATGTACTTTATAAGCGCCGATATCGGTTTTCCAGTCGCCGGTTACCTCACTGATTTTATAGACCCGCCCGTTCCAGCGAAAACGGGCCGGTTTCATTTTGTGGTTGGCAAATACCGCCACCACCTCTATCGGCTCATCCATATCCTGATACATTCTTCATCACTCTCCCCTTTTGGCTCTTTCCCGGCTACCCCCACACCCGCCCCAGCAGCGACACTACCGGCTCAAAACCGACCGGCATCAACAATAGCACCAAAACCATCCAGAAAACTCTCCTGAATCGCATCACAACCTCCGCATCAATCCCACCACTTTCCCGGCGATATAAAACTCCGGCGAGTTTCTGTCCACCAGGATCGGTTCATACGCTTCATTCTCCGGCTGAAGCCGCACGCTGCCTTCCTCCACAAAATACCGCTTCACGGTCGCCTCTTCCCCTATCACCGCCACCACTATCTCTCCCGG
The sequence above is a segment of the Candidatus Zixiibacteriota bacterium genome. Coding sequences within it:
- a CDS encoding DUF6504 family protein, with product MYQDMDEPIEVVAVFANHKMKPARFRWNGRVYKISEVTGDWKTDIGAYKVHHYAVVDISSNFFQLTFDERQTSWTISKIWVE